Proteins from one Periplaneta americana isolate PAMFEO1 chromosome 6, P.americana_PAMFEO1_priV1, whole genome shotgun sequence genomic window:
- the LOC138702093 gene encoding lactosylceramide 4-alpha-galactosyltransferase-like — protein MKRRLKHKIIFVCALVFVLWINSFLYSHYQEARNDSTHEEVYNFPDIEMEPIRGRKNIIFLETLCAISPNEISSTGLLLTKRQACSIESAAKWNPSSTVHLLYTCSMNGGMEVTSSYIRQLFKYPNVKIWKLDIPEFLKGTPLEGWDFHGELSNSKWPVFHASDVLRFVALYKYGGTYLDLDVVIKRSLEELGGNYVGKENPQTLSSCVLSMSAEVIGHEVAKLCVEDTLKDFDGGSWNHNGPDLITKVLKQVCGVDKVEKMSPETCRGFKILSTEVFTPIFYYQWKMLFRSTEIQEVMDLMNLSYGVHMWNFLSNEGNVNLLIQQLYGLLASHHCPLVYSNSDISF, from the exons ATGAAGCGCCGCCTCAAACACAAGATCATCTTCGTCTGCGCGCTCGTGTTTGTTCTGTGGATAAACAGCTTTCTGTACTCGCACTATCAGGAGGCCCGCAATGACAGCACCCACGAAGAGGTGTACAACTTTCCAGATATCGAAATGGAGCCAATCCGTGGACGGAAAAACATCATCTTCCTCGAAACGCTGTGCGCGATATCACCCAACGAAATAAGCAGCACAGGACTGCTTCTAACCAAACGACAGGCGTGCAGCATCGAATCTGCAGCCAAGTGGAACCCCTCGTCGACCGTCCACCTGCTCTACACCTGCTCGATGAACGGAGGGATGGAGGTAACGTCCAGCTACATCAGGCAGCTGTTCAAGTACCCAAACGTCAAGATATGGAAGCTCGACATCCCGGAGTTCCTGAAGGGAACGCCTCTTGAAGGATGGGACTTCCATGGCGAACTTAGCAATTCGAAATGGCCAGTGTTTCATGCCAGTGATGTGCTACGGTTCGTGGCTCTGTACAAGTATGGCGGCACGTACCTAGACCTGGATGTCGTCATAAAGCG CTCACTGGAGGAACTGGGAGGAAACTATGTGGGCAAAGAGAACCCCCAGACGCTGTCCTCTTGTGTGCTGAGCATGTCGGCAGAAGTAATTGGGCATGAAGTGGCTAAACTGTGCGTCGAGGACACGCTGAAAGACTTCGACGGGGGGTCGTGGAATCACAACGGCCCGGATCTCATAACGAAAGTTCTGAAGCAAGTCTGTGGCGTGGACAAG GTAGAGAAGATGAGTCCAGAGACTTGTCGGGGCTTTAAGATCCTGTCGACAGAAGTGTTCACTCCTATCTTCTACTACCAGTGGAAGATGTTGTTCAGGTCGACGGAAATTCAGGAAGTGATGGACTTAATGAATTTAAGCTACGGGGTTCACATGTGGAACTTCTTGagcaacgagggaaacgtcaacTTGCTGATCCAACAACTCTAcggactgctggcctcacaccatTGTCCTCTGGTGTACAGTAACAGTGATATCAGCTTTTGA